A window of Selenomonas ruminantium subsp. lactilytica TAM6421 contains these coding sequences:
- the sucC gene encoding ADP-forming succinate--CoA ligase subunit beta has translation MNIHEYQSKAVLKSYGVTVPEGYPAFSVEEAVENAQKLGTPVVVVKAQIHAGGRGKAGGVKLAKNLDEVKAYATELLGKTLVTHQTGPEGKKVGRLLIEAGSNIKKEYYLSFVIDRQTARVVMMGSEEGGMEIEKVAAEMPDKIFKEYIDPAVGLAPFQATRMAYNINIPQEAIRKATKLMGCLYNAFVGKDCSLAEINPLVVTADDDVVALDAKLNFDDSALFRHPDIEALRDESEEDPKERRAAEAGLNYVNLGGDVACMVNGAGLAMATVDIIKHYGGEPANFLDVGGDSSPEKIAEAFQIMLDGGQAKGIFVNIFGGINRCDAVAAGIVEAAKIISDDGKSLPVPVVVRLEGTNVEQGRKILQDSPIANVIMAPTMEGGAEEIVKRVKAAE, from the coding sequence ATGAATATTCATGAGTATCAAAGCAAGGCAGTATTGAAATCCTATGGTGTCACTGTACCGGAAGGATATCCTGCCTTCAGCGTAGAAGAAGCCGTGGAAAATGCCCAAAAGCTCGGTACGCCGGTGGTAGTGGTAAAGGCCCAGATCCATGCAGGCGGGCGCGGCAAGGCTGGCGGTGTCAAGCTGGCGAAGAACCTGGACGAGGTGAAAGCTTACGCGACGGAACTTTTAGGGAAGACCTTGGTTACCCATCAGACAGGTCCTGAAGGCAAGAAAGTTGGCCGCCTCCTGATTGAAGCTGGTTCCAATATCAAGAAGGAATATTATCTCTCCTTCGTCATTGACCGTCAGACGGCCCGTGTGGTCATGATGGGCTCTGAAGAAGGTGGTATGGAGATCGAGAAGGTTGCAGCTGAGATGCCGGACAAGATCTTCAAGGAATATATCGATCCGGCTGTCGGTCTGGCTCCCTTCCAGGCTACCCGCATGGCGTACAATATCAATATCCCACAGGAAGCCATCCGCAAGGCTACCAAGTTGATGGGCTGCCTCTACAATGCCTTTGTGGGCAAGGATTGTTCGCTGGCAGAGATCAATCCGCTGGTGGTGACGGCTGATGACGATGTGGTGGCCCTCGATGCGAAGCTGAATTTCGATGACAGTGCCCTGTTCCGTCATCCGGATATCGAAGCCCTCCGTGATGAGAGCGAGGAAGATCCGAAGGAACGCCGTGCAGCGGAAGCCGGGCTCAACTATGTCAACCTCGGCGGCGATGTGGCCTGCATGGTCAATGGTGCTGGCCTGGCTATGGCTACGGTGGATATCATCAAGCATTATGGTGGCGAACCGGCTAACTTCCTCGATGTAGGCGGCGATTCCTCGCCGGAGAAGATTGCGGAAGCTTTCCAGATCATGCTGGACGGCGGTCAGGCCAAAGGTATCTTCGTCAACATCTTCGGCGGTATCAACCGCTGCGATGCTGTAGCTGCCGGTATCGTGGAAGCTGCGAAGATCATTTCCGATGATGGCAAATCCCTGCCGGTGCCTGTTGTGGTACGCTTAGAGGGTACCAATGTGGAACAGGGCCGCAAGATTTTGCAGGATTCCCCCATTGCCAATGTTATCATGGCACCGACTATGGAGGGCGGCGCAGAGGAAATCGTCAAACGAGTCAAAGCAGCAGAATAA